One Methylobacterium sp. AMS5 genomic region harbors:
- a CDS encoding GAF domain-containing protein, which translates to MHMLDESSQANPHLMRTAELMAAAQSLEDVVDVLARTARRIAGSDGIAVVLRETDVCAYVAEDAIEPLWKGCRFPLDLCVSGWAMENRETAVIPDVGSDPRIPAAAYAYKAIRSLVMVPIGAPEPVAALGAYWCAMVWLDAATVSRLEALARQATVALARLRAPQSTEPAVS; encoded by the coding sequence GCACATGTTAGATGAGAGCTCCCAGGCCAACCCGCATCTGATGCGGACCGCCGAGCTCATGGCCGCGGCTCAGTCCCTGGAGGACGTCGTCGACGTCCTGGCACGGACGGCCCGTCGGATCGCCGGCTCCGACGGAATCGCCGTCGTGCTGCGGGAGACGGACGTCTGCGCCTATGTCGCCGAGGATGCGATCGAGCCGCTCTGGAAGGGGTGCCGCTTCCCGCTCGACCTCTGCGTCTCCGGCTGGGCGATGGAGAACCGTGAGACGGCCGTCATCCCGGATGTCGGTAGCGATCCCCGCATCCCAGCCGCCGCCTATGCCTACAAGGCGATCCGAAGCCTCGTGATGGTCCCGATCGGTGCGCCCGAACCGGTGGCCGCACTCGGCGCCTATTGGTGCGCCATGGTCTGGCTCGACGCGGCGACGGTGTCCCGCCTCGAAGCGCTGGCCCGCCAGGCCACGGTGGCTCTCGCCCGGCTGCGCGCCCCCCAGAGCACCGAACCGGCGGTCTCCTGA